Sequence from the Deltaproteobacteria bacterium genome:
GTCGTCGAGATGGTCGTGGTCCCAGTCGAAGATCATGTGGGTGTGCGGAATCGCCCAGCGGCCGATGACGTTGAGATCGGGAGTCCACGCCACGCCCTCGCGGAAGGCGTCGGCCTTGACGATGGCGGAGCGCGAAATGCCGGGAAATTGCTCGGCCAGCTGGTTGATGCGCTCACACCCTTTCTTGCCGTTCTCGGCGCGAATCATGGTGCCCTCCTCGCTGCCCGTTACAGCCCGCGCACGGTTGCCAGGCTCCGTTTGTTGGCGATGTAGCCGTTGTCGCGGAACCACCGGATCGTGTCGCGGATGCTGTCCTTGAGATCACGAAAAGCGAGGCCAAGCTCGGTGACCGCCTTCTGGTTGCTGTAATGATACGTCAGGTCGGACATCCGCACCCGCGGAATGCTGAGAATCGGGCGGCGGTGGGTGACGTACTGCGACACCAGCGGGGCGACTACACCGATGGGATACAGCAACTGGTGCGGCAAGCGGAAGCGCGGCGCCGGAATACCCGTGACTTCTTCGATGAGCCGAAAGAAGTCGCGGAAGCTCATGTTCACGTTCCCCAAGATGTAGCGCTCGCCGATGCGGCCCTTCTCGGCCGCCAGGATGAGACCCTTGGCGCAATCGCGGGCATCGATGAAATTCAACCCGCCGGCGGGATAGCCGAGTACCCGGCGATTGGCGTACGCCACCATCAGCTGCCCCGACGGTGATGGGATCGGATCGTTCGGCCCCATCAGAAACGTCAGCGCCACGCTGAGCGCCGGACAGCCGCGCTGTGCCGCCTTGAGAGTTTCCACGTAGCCGAGGAAGAGCGAGATCTCGGTGTGGTTGGCCAGGTGGAGGAGGTTGAGGACCGACTCCTCGTCGAGCAGCTCGCCGTTGTGACTGTGGCCGACCGAGGTGACGCCGTTCACGTGGATGAACTTCTCCACCCCGGCGGCGGTACTGGCCTCCATGAAGTGGCGTTGCCCGAGAACGTTGGCGTCGTACACGTCCTGCGTGCGCTCCGACCAGAACAATGCCCCCACACTGAACACCCACCGGCACCCCTGCACCGCCGCGCGCAACGACGGGGGATCGCGGAGATCCCCCACCGCCTTCTCGATGTCGAGCCGGTCGATCAACGAGCGGTTACTGCCCGAGCGCACCAAAGCGCGGACGCTATGCCCCTGGGCGAGCAGCTCCTCGACCAGAGCGTAGCCCAGCAGGCCCGTTGCCCCGGTCACTAGTGCACGCATACGACTACGAGACCGCTGGCGCGGGCGTGCCCGACAATTGATTTGCGCGCGTCCGTGGATTGAGCCGCCGCAGCGACGAGCGTGGTCATGCTGGGCATTGCTTCCGATTCGCTAATACTGCTTATTACTCCGACCGCGGGATATCATGAGGCATGTCATCCGCCGGCATGACGCGACTCACCCGGCGATCGCGCGGCCGGCGGCCAGGTACCCACGGACCAGCCAACGGGGGTTGCCTCGACTGACGGGAAGCCGATGTTGACCAGCGCGGTACGTTCTACGGTCTCCGCGGCATCACGCCCCGCCGGGGCCGCCCCGGTCGCGGAAGATGCCGAAGGTGCCGAGGGCTTTGGCGATCAGCTGGCCGTCTTCGGTGAAGCACTCGCCCTCGACCGCTGCTACGGTGCGGCTTAAGCGCAGTACGCGCGCCTTGGCGAGCAACGCCGGCTGCCGCGAGAAGGTGACGTAGTTGAGATTGAGCGCGTGCGTCGCCGTGCGGTCGTAGGGGCCGATGTTGCAGGCGACCGCCGCGCCCAGCGCGGTATCCAGCAACGCCGAAATCGCCCCGCCAAATACCGCCCCGAAGGGCGAGAACATTGCCGCCGGCACATCCATCCGCATCACCACCTCCTCGGTCGATACGCTCACTACCTGCATACCCAGCAGCCCGAAGAACGGGGGCATCTCGAGCTCGCGCTCGCGTAGATCCAATGGATGCGGTGGACGGTTCGCCATATGACCTTGACGCGCGCGCAGCTTGCCCCGACCGTGTGGTGCTTTGCAAGCGAGTTTGTGGCACCGTGCGAACCCGGTCGGAGAGAGGACAGCATGGGGCGACAGAGATTATCGGCGGTCGGCTTAGCCTTGGTCACGGTCATGGCTTTGGCCCGGCCGCAAACCGTGGTGGCGGCGCTCTTGGACGGGCTGTTCGCCAAACCCAGCTGGACCGTGGTCACACAACGCTCGCGCACGGGTCTGCTGGCGGCCGGGCACCCACTCGAGACCGTGACCACCTATCTTACCGACGACCACGTGATCCAAGACCGCCCCGCCCGTCGCACCATCGTGGACCTGCGAA
This genomic interval carries:
- a CDS encoding PaaI family thioesterase yields the protein MANRPPHPLDLRERELEMPPFFGLLGMQVVSVSTEEVVMRMDVPAAMFSPFGAVFGGAISALLDTALGAAVACNIGPYDRTATHALNLNYVTFSRQPALLAKARVLRLSRTVAAVEGECFTEDGQLIAKALGTFGIFRDRGGPGGA
- a CDS encoding NAD-dependent epimerase/dehydratase family protein → MRALVTGATGLLGYALVEELLAQGHSVRALVRSGSNRSLIDRLDIEKAVGDLRDPPSLRAAVQGCRWVFSVGALFWSERTQDVYDANVLGQRHFMEASTAAGVEKFIHVNGVTSVGHSHNGELLDEESVLNLLHLANHTEISLFLGYVETLKAAQRGCPALSVALTFLMGPNDPIPSPSGQLMVAYANRRVLGYPAGGLNFIDARDCAKGLILAAEKGRIGERYILGNVNMSFRDFFRLIEEVTGIPAPRFRLPHQLLYPIGVVAPLVSQYVTHRRPILSIPRVRMSDLTYHYSNQKAVTELGLAFRDLKDSIRDTIRWFRDNGYIANKRSLATVRGL